TGCACGGCGGCGCAGCTCGGGCCCTTCGCTTTGCGGCACAAAACCGGCCAGCAGACCCAGCACCAGCAGTGCGGCCGCCAGACCGAGAGATATGAGCAAAAGTGTATTACGTCGTTTCATGGGCATCCCCGTGGACAACAGCACAGCATGCGGCCTGCCGTCGTCAGACGGTTGTATGGCTGACCTCAATTGCACCTGCCGTATGGCAGAGCAGCTGTCGGAAATCCGACGGCCGAGAATCTTCCACAGCCCTTCTTGCAATTCCTTTGCCAAATCTCCACCAACCTCAGAGAAACCCCTTTACAAAAAGTGTACTTTAATTCAGAAAGGACGGCCCCTTTTATGAGCTACCGTTGACCAGACCTTTTTTCCCACCTATACTTATTTCTGTGAAAAAAGGCTTGCGTTCCACGTGCGAGAATACCGCGCCGGGGTTCAATCAAGCATTCGTCGCGGCACTTCCCCAAAGAATCAGGCGGATTAGCCAGGGCATCATATTTTTAAACGCACACAGAAGCGGCGGCTCTTTGGCTGCCCTCTGCGCGCATTGACCGCCGGGGAAATGGAGCAAACCGTGGCCCAGCACTCGCCCGAATATATTCGCGAAGAGATCAAGCGACTTCTTAAATACGCACCGCCCGAAATGCGAGCGGCCGCCATTGCCCTGCTGCCCGCCGCCAAGCGTTCGCTCAACACCGGCTACCACCCCTGCCTGCGGGGTGTGCCCATGCGCAGCTGGCGCTGCCTGCTCATGCTGCTTACCTCCGTCTCGGCCATGCAGAACGATACGGAAATGCTGCTGCGCGTTTCCAACGACCTGCTGGCCATTGCCGACCGCATGGCCCCCCCCGGAGAAGTGCTGCGCCAGAGCGCAGAAATTCTTGTCCACGCGCTGTATGCAGACATGTACGTGTGCCGCCTGCGCAACGCAAACGGTGAGTGGGTGGCCCGCTCGGCCAATCAGGTGGACGGCGGCAGCATACCCATCGTAACCCCCATGCTTGAGGAAGGCCTGCGCGAGCACCCTGTTATGCGCGCCATTCTTGAAGGGCACACCCGCTACGTGGTTTCCAACAACCTTCAGGCCCTTGCCATGGGCGGCGAATCTTTTGACTGCATCATCTACAAGGAAGGCTACCGCTCGCGTCTGGCCTTTGTGCTGCGCGAACGCAGCAACAAGCCACCCTTCGGGTTGGTGATGCTGTATACCAAGCGCGAATACGGATTTGAAAGTTTTGACGAGCGTTTTCTCTCCAAGTGCGCCAGCATTGTTTCGCTCACAGTGGGCCGCCGCGTGGCCGTTGCCCGGGATACGCTCGAAAAAGCCGCCGGAGCCATGGCGCACTACGGCAACAACGCCCTCAACGTCATGCGCAACCAGGCGGAATACTGCGGGGAACTGGTGGAAGATCTGGACGCCAACCAGGCACGCAGCCTGCGCCTTGCCCGCGAACTGCTGGCGGAGTTTCCCGAGCATTCGCGCGGTCGCATGCTGGCCGTTGAGCTTGAAAAAGCCCTTGCCCGCAACGACCTTACCGAACTGGCCGGGCATCTGGGCGGCGTGCTTGAGGGCACACGCCGTATGACGCGCATCATCAATTCGCTCAAAAAATCGGCAGACAGGCCTCGCCTGATGCACTATGCACTTGGACACGATGTTTTACGCCTTGAGGACGACGTAACCCGCGAGGACTAGTCATGCGAGCCGCTGGGCTTTTTCCCTTTCTTGAAACACTCAGGAATTATTCCGCCCAGGACTTCAAGGCGGACATGACAGCCGCGCTCACCGTGACGCCCATGGCTGTGCCTCAGGCTATGGCCTACGCCATTATTGCCGGGGTTCACCCCCAGTACGGCATTTACGCCTGCATGCTGCCCGTGGTGCTTGCAGCCCTGTGGGGTTCCTCGCGCTTTATGGCCGCAGGGCCCACCAACGCCATCTCCATGATTATCTTCTCCACCCTGGCAACGGTCAGCGTGGGGGGCGAATTTATCATCAACATGCCCGAAGAATCGCGCATGGCCTATATCTTTGGTATGGCCCTGCTGTGCGGGCTCATGCAGGTGGGCATGGGGCTGGCCCGTATGGGCGACCTTGTCAATTTTATTTCGCATTCGGTCATGGTGGCCTTTACCGCCGGGGCAGCCCTGCTCATTGCCGCAGGCCAGCTGCACATGGCCATGGGCCTTACCGGGCCCAAACCCTCCGGCTTTTTCAGCCAGATTTTTGGCGCGCTGCACGGTCTGCCCTTTGTCAATTACTGGAGCCTGGGCATCGCCATTGCCACCGTGGTGCTTACCGTCAGCTTCAAGAATATTTCGCGGCGCTTTCCCGCATCACTGGCCGCCCTGGGTGTAGTAACCCTGTTTGCCGCCCTGTTTGGCCTGGGCGAACGCGGCGTACCCCTGGTAGGTGTTATACCAAGTATTGTACCGCCTTTTTCGCTGCCGCCCTCGTTCAGCCTTGATGCCGTGCGCGACCTGTTCATGCCCGCGCTGGCCATTGCCATGCTGGGTACGGTGGAATCGCTGGCCATCGGCAAACAGCTTGCCAGCATCAAGGGCGATGTTTTTGACGGCAGCCAGGAACTCATCGGCCAGGGGCTTGGCAATATTGCTGCGGGCCTTACCTCGGGCATTCCCGGTTGCGGTTCGTTTACCCGCAGTGCGCTTGTGGTCACCTCTGGCGGCAGAACTCGCATGGGAACGGTATTTTCAGGCATTCTGGCCTTGCCGCTGCTGTTTGCGATGGCCCCGCTTATCAGCTGGCTGCCGCTGCCCGCCCTGAGCGGCATATTGCTGCTCATTTCGTTCAGGATGATCGACATTGAGGCTATACGCCTGTGCGTTGTGGCCACCAGCATTGACCGGGCGGTTCTGCTCATCACCTTTCTTTCCACCCTGCTCTTTGACCTTGAAAAAGCAATCTTCATCGGCGTGCTGCTTTCGCTCACGCTGTTCATCTACAAGACCGCCCATCCCCGCGTGAACAGGCTGCACAAGGGCGACCCCATGCTGCGCGAAGGCCCGGCAGAACTGCCACAGGGTATCACCGTGTACATGATTGAAGGCACCCTGTTTTTTGGGGCCATCCACGAACTAGAACGCCTGCTGTACGAAGAGGATAGCGAACCCGCCAAGCTGGTGGTACTGCACCTTTCGCGCGTGTTCTGG
The sequence above is drawn from the Desulfovibrio sp. genome and encodes:
- a CDS encoding SulP family inorganic anion transporter, translated to MRAAGLFPFLETLRNYSAQDFKADMTAALTVTPMAVPQAMAYAIIAGVHPQYGIYACMLPVVLAALWGSSRFMAAGPTNAISMIIFSTLATVSVGGEFIINMPEESRMAYIFGMALLCGLMQVGMGLARMGDLVNFISHSVMVAFTAGAALLIAAGQLHMAMGLTGPKPSGFFSQIFGALHGLPFVNYWSLGIAIATVVLTVSFKNISRRFPASLAALGVVTLFAALFGLGERGVPLVGVIPSIVPPFSLPPSFSLDAVRDLFMPALAIAMLGTVESLAIGKQLASIKGDVFDGSQELIGQGLGNIAAGLTSGIPGCGSFTRSALVVTSGGRTRMGTVFSGILALPLLFAMAPLISWLPLPALSGILLLISFRMIDIEAIRLCVVATSIDRAVLLITFLSTLLFDLEKAIFIGVLLSLTLFIYKTAHPRVNRLHKGDPMLREGPAELPQGITVYMIEGTLFFGAIHELERLLYEEDSEPAKLVVLHLSRVFWIDASGAHALSQFIERCYARSLPVILVVGSPTVRTILRRTGLLDYLSNGFVAETTGEGLRLAAAMLNRFVCRDGQCVVVDTSPGAEAGSTETTPAEAAAASPAASAVTAPDYMTQSARVSLDARGNVVPTEAAQPADAEPTTATPRATKERP